In Nitrosophilus labii, the following proteins share a genomic window:
- a CDS encoding polysaccharide biosynthesis protein, whose amino-acid sequence MNIFKPTVANRAIFFLIFDLLISLFTLYLSYLLRFNFHIPADHLHNFPKVFVVLVSLKILFFFAFKIYFFAWRFFSLNEAKKLLFAHIAAYFGFTILFLFFKEFFIPMPRSVILIDFFLSIFFIGGFRFLKRLFLEFSKKGEVKPTMIIGATPKAVSLIRHFVTEKVDYWPVAIVDDNSSMINTYLANIKVYDLRNLERLIEKLNISSVIIAKDYDTKELDKIFEKLKDLGIEDIKLVKLLGDRVEELNDISIEDLLARKPKDLDIKVIKDFIENKTVLITGAGGSIGSEIARQCSRFGAKKLILLDNSEYNLYTITEELLHYDIVSLLQTVVDREAINKTIKKYRPDIIVHAAAYKHVPLVEFNPKEAVINNILGTKNVIDASIKYGVKKFVLISTDKAVRPTNVMGATKRVCELYAQNVDAKDTEIVAVRFGNVLGSSGSVIPKFKEQIKKGGPITVTHPKVTRYFMLIPEACQLVLQAAAIAKGGEIFILDMGEPVKIVDLAKKMLKLYGKEKEIEIVFTGLRPGEKLFEELLLDEREQKTKYESIYVTRPTIYDIDVLEKNIEELLKTDENGIVAKLKEIVKEFQPNHYKKS is encoded by the coding sequence ATGAATATTTTTAAACCAACAGTTGCAAATAGGGCGATATTTTTTTTGATATTTGATCTTTTAATCTCTCTTTTCACGCTATATTTGTCATATCTTTTAAGATTTAATTTTCACATACCGGCTGATCATCTACACAATTTTCCAAAAGTATTCGTTGTATTGGTATCTTTAAAGATTTTATTTTTCTTTGCTTTTAAGATCTACTTTTTTGCTTGGAGATTTTTTTCTTTAAATGAAGCTAAAAAACTACTTTTTGCTCATATTGCAGCTTATTTTGGTTTTACGATTCTATTTTTATTTTTCAAAGAGTTTTTTATACCTATGCCAAGAAGCGTTATTTTAATAGACTTTTTCTTATCTATATTTTTTATAGGCGGTTTTCGTTTTTTAAAAAGACTATTTTTAGAGTTTTCAAAAAAAGGTGAAGTTAAACCGACTATGATTATAGGGGCTACTCCAAAGGCGGTTTCTCTTATAAGACATTTTGTAACGGAAAAAGTAGATTATTGGCCTGTTGCTATAGTTGATGATAATAGTTCGATGATAAATACTTATCTTGCAAATATAAAAGTATATGATTTGCGAAATTTAGAAAGACTTATAGAGAAATTAAATATAAGTTCCGTTATTATCGCAAAAGATTATGATACGAAAGAGTTAGATAAAATTTTTGAAAAGCTTAAAGATTTAGGTATAGAAGATATTAAATTGGTAAAGCTTTTGGGAGATAGAGTCGAAGAGTTAAATGATATATCCATAGAGGATCTCTTAGCTAGAAAACCAAAAGATTTAGATATTAAAGTTATCAAAGATTTTATAGAAAATAAAACTGTTTTGATAACAGGTGCAGGCGGTAGTATAGGAAGCGAGATAGCAAGACAGTGTAGTAGATTTGGAGCAAAAAAACTGATTCTTTTAGACAATAGCGAATATAATCTATACACTATAACAGAAGAGCTCTTACATTACGATATAGTTTCTTTATTGCAAACGGTTGTGGATAGAGAAGCTATCAACAAAACTATAAAAAAATATAGACCGGATATCATAGTTCACGCGGCAGCGTATAAACACGTTCCTCTAGTTGAGTTTAATCCTAAAGAGGCAGTAATAAACAATATACTAGGAACAAAAAATGTAATTGACGCTTCTATTAAGTACGGAGTAAAGAAATTTGTACTTATTTCAACAGACAAAGCTGTTAGACCTACGAACGTAATGGGTGCGACAAAAAGAGTTTGTGAACTATACGCACAAAATGTGGATGCTAAAGATACCGAGATTGTCGCTGTTAGATTTGGCAACGTACTAGGAAGTAGTGGAAGTGTCATACCTAAGTTCAAAGAGCAGATAAAAAAAGGCGGCCCTATAACCGTAACGCATCCTAAAGTTACAAGATACTTTATGCTTATTCCCGAGGCTTGCCAGTTGGTTCTTCAAGCAGCTGCAATCGCTAAGGGAGGAGAGATTTTTATACTAGATATGGGAGAACCTGTGAAGATAGTAGATTTAGCTAAAAAAATGCTAAAGCTTTACGGAAAAGAGAAAGAGATAGAGATAGTATTTACCGGTCTTAGACCCGGAGAAAAACTTTTTGAAGAACTATTGCTAGATGAGAGGGAGCAAAAAACAAAGTATGAATCTATCTATGTGACAAGACCGACCATTTATGATATTGATGTGCTTGAAAAAAATATAGAAGAACTTTTAAAAACCGATGAAAACGGTATAGTTGCAAAGTTAAAAGAGATAGTTAAAGAGTTTCAGCCCAATCATTATAAAAAAAGTTGA
- a CDS encoding MraY family glycosyltransferase: MTFYISIIILSLILTFLVREYALRKKIIDVPNERSSHSVPTPRGGGLAIVISFYIGLVIFYLNGKISSELFFALICSLPIVIVSLVDDIVTVSSKVRFIVQTASAALALYLLGGVDKLDFVLFKIEGEWINLLILLGMVWLINLYNFIDGIDAYAATEAIFVSIGAYILFQNEIFLLLAVSVSGFLPFNWPKAKIFMGDVGSAFLGFVFAVFIVYYIHKEVSIIYWLILLALFWFDATLTLVRRIKNGEPFTKPHKKHAYQRVVQAGFTHKQTIIVAMIINLVAFSILYVLKGTKEIFYFFLIYIVALYFLTKFIDTKKAF, from the coding sequence ATGACTTTTTATATATCGATTATAATTTTATCGTTGATATTAACATTTCTCGTAAGAGAGTATGCTCTTAGAAAAAAAATTATCGACGTTCCAAACGAAAGAAGCTCTCATAGTGTTCCTACGCCAAGAGGCGGCGGTTTGGCGATAGTGATCTCTTTTTATATCGGTCTTGTGATTTTTTATCTTAATGGTAAAATTTCTAGTGAGCTTTTTTTTGCTTTAATATGCTCATTACCCATCGTTATAGTTAGTTTAGTTGACGATATCGTAACGGTGAGTTCTAAAGTAAGATTTATTGTTCAGACGGCAAGTGCCGCTTTGGCTCTTTACTTGTTAGGGGGAGTCGATAAGCTAGATTTCGTTCTGTTTAAAATCGAAGGAGAATGGATTAATCTTTTGATACTTTTGGGTATGGTTTGGCTTATTAATCTTTACAATTTTATAGATGGTATAGACGCGTATGCGGCTACGGAAGCGATTTTCGTATCTATTGGAGCGTACATTCTGTTTCAAAATGAGATCTTTTTGCTTTTGGCGGTGTCGGTTAGCGGTTTTTTACCCTTTAACTGGCCAAAAGCCAAGATTTTCATGGGTGACGTGGGCAGCGCTTTTTTGGGTTTTGTATTTGCGGTGTTTATAGTCTATTATATACATAAGGAAGTCTCCATAATCTATTGGCTTATTTTACTTGCCCTGTTTTGGTTTGATGCTACTTTAACCCTTGTAAGAAGGATAAAAAACGGAGAACCTTTTACGAAACCTCATAAAAAACATGCCTATCAAAGAGTCGTACAAGCCGGGTTTACGCATAAGCAGACCATTATTGTCGCAATGATTATTAATTTAGTCGCTTTTTCTATTTTATACGTTTTAAAAGGGACAAAAGAGATTTTTTACTTCTTTTTAATATATATTGTCGCTTTATACTTTTTGACAAAGTTTATAGATACAAAAAAGGCCTTTTGA
- a CDS encoding NAD-dependent epimerase/dehydratase family protein, translating to MKKKKVLLTGASGFIGRYFIKKHRQTYHIKTFSFLKDNFSELDLKDVDVVIHLSALVHQMRCGDIRDYEKINVKQTLDLARKAKESDVKQFVFMSSVKVYGEESDEVYTEKSICKPEDYYGKSKLKAELELKKIEDIDFKVSIVRAPIVYGYGVKANMRSLVTLVKRFPILPFADINNRRSMVYVGNLSHLIDEIVKQEKNGIFLASDDEAISTTRLIELIAQSLGQKVNLVKIPMFSFLLKTLKRDYYKRLYGNLVVDNKETMKRLGLKNPYTTQEGIKFMIDGEKLKSF from the coding sequence ATGAAGAAAAAAAAAGTTTTACTTACAGGAGCAAGTGGTTTTATAGGAAGATACTTTATAAAAAAACATAGACAAACTTACCATATAAAAACATTTTCCTTTTTAAAAGATAATTTTAGCGAACTGGATTTAAAAGATGTTGACGTAGTTATACATCTATCTGCTTTGGTGCATCAGATGAGATGTGGAGATATTAGAGATTATGAAAAGATCAACGTAAAGCAAACTCTTGATTTGGCAAGAAAAGCAAAAGAGAGCGACGTAAAGCAGTTTGTTTTTATGAGCAGTGTAAAAGTTTACGGCGAAGAGAGTGATGAGGTATATACTGAAAAATCTATATGCAAGCCTGAAGATTATTATGGAAAAAGTAAATTGAAAGCAGAATTGGAATTAAAAAAAATAGAAGATATCGATTTTAAAGTATCTATAGTAAGAGCACCTATCGTTTACGGATACGGCGTTAAGGCAAATATGAGAAGTCTTGTAACTTTGGTAAAAAGGTTTCCTATACTGCCTTTTGCGGATATTAACAACAGAAGAAGTATGGTATATGTTGGAAATTTGTCTCATTTGATAGATGAGATTGTAAAACAGGAAAAAAACGGTATTTTTTTGGCGAGCGACGATGAGGCTATAAGTACTACTAGATTGATTGAACTAATAGCTCAAAGTTTAGGGCAAAAAGTAAATTTGGTTAAAATTCCGATGTTTTCCTTTTTGTTGAAAACTTTAAAGAGAGATTATTATAAAAGGCTTTACGGGAATCTAGTAGTAGATAATAAAGAGACTATGAAGAGATTAGGACTCAAAAATCCCTATACGACTCAAGAGGGAATTAAGTTTATGATTGATGGCGAGAAGTTGAAAAGTTTTTAG
- a CDS encoding glycosyltransferase family 4 protein: MSKKILILTFYYKPDLSAGSFRMTAFVEELKKIVSDNDQIDIITTLPNRYNTFNKNAKKIEKYNNITIYRVELSKHKSGFIDQSYLFLQYAIAVFKILRTKKKYDIVFATSSRLMTAFLGSLVKRHTQAKLYLDIRDIFTDTLNSIFEKSKVKHIIPLFKIVEKYTINSADCINLVSEGFSEYFQNINPNIKYSFYPNGVDEIFINTSFEKKREDKKKVITYAGNIGEGQGLEKIIPNMAKFLGSEYEIKIIGDGGTKIKLANAVKGLENVKIIPPMERSRLLKEYANSDFLFLHLNSYEAFKKVLPSKIFEYAATNKFIIAGVDGYAKEFIEKNVTASMVFTPCDINDFKSKFNKIVEVKIDRREFVKKFSRKNIMKKLAQEVYAL; the protein is encoded by the coding sequence ATGAGTAAAAAAATATTGATATTAACTTTTTATTACAAGCCCGATTTATCTGCTGGTTCGTTTAGAATGACCGCTTTTGTTGAGGAATTAAAAAAAATAGTTTCTGATAATGATCAAATCGATATTATAACGACTTTACCAAACAGATATAACACTTTTAATAAAAACGCAAAAAAAATAGAGAAGTATAACAATATAACTATATATAGAGTAGAATTATCAAAACATAAAAGCGGTTTTATAGATCAGTCATATCTATTTCTTCAGTATGCAATTGCAGTATTTAAAATTTTAAGAACAAAAAAAAAATATGATATTGTTTTTGCGACTTCTTCTCGTTTGATGACCGCATTTTTAGGTAGCTTGGTAAAAAGACATACACAGGCTAAGTTATATTTGGATATAAGAGATATTTTTACAGACACACTAAATTCTATATTTGAAAAAAGCAAAGTAAAACATATAATTCCCCTATTTAAAATAGTAGAAAAATATACTATAAACTCTGCTGATTGTATTAATTTAGTTTCTGAGGGATTTTCAGAATATTTTCAAAATATAAACCCAAATATTAAATACAGTTTTTATCCCAATGGAGTAGATGAAATCTTTATAAATACTTCATTTGAAAAAAAAAGAGAAGATAAAAAAAAGGTGATTACTTATGCAGGAAATATTGGAGAGGGTCAGGGTTTAGAAAAGATAATTCCCAATATGGCCAAATTTTTGGGTAGTGAATATGAAATCAAAATTATAGGTGATGGTGGAACAAAAATAAAGTTGGCAAATGCCGTTAAAGGATTAGAAAATGTAAAAATAATTCCTCCTATGGAAAGAAGTCGATTATTGAAAGAATATGCAAATAGTGATTTCCTTTTTTTGCATTTAAACAGTTATGAGGCTTTTAAAAAAGTACTTCCTTCTAAAATTTTTGAATATGCAGCTACAAATAAGTTTATTATTGCCGGAGTAGATGGTTATGCAAAGGAGTTTATAGAAAAAAATGTTACTGCTTCAATGGTGTTTACACCCTGTGATATAAACGATTTTAAGAGTAAATTTAATAAGATTGTAGAAGTTAAGATTGATAGAAGAGAATTTGTAAAAAAATTTAGCAGGAAAAATATTATGAAAAAATTAGCACAAGAAGTATATGCATTATGA
- a CDS encoding lipid II:glycine glycyltransferase FemX — MKIVKDYNEIKINLPVLATENYLKCKSSEYGWFENENFVLPFFIDKRLVFKRMVFTMALIPKGEFGLNDEKEFLDELVDFVKKLKICDFIAKPQSNVYFNYCPKNSDCIEWGTYITDIDKNNEELLKSFHSKHRNVIRKAIKDGVKIEVTNDTKLIFKNIKETLLRQKSPYFPSLSYIECLKANISDNLLLLIAKKNNVIQGSAIIIYDNEKGYYMYGGSIQKPYIGSINLLQYEAMKILRDKGVRFYDFVGARLCVNKGSKFEGIQKFKSRFGAELKKGYTFRIVINPLKFKLFNIVVKTYLGLKGLKYEEPIDSIRKCK, encoded by the coding sequence ATGAAAATAGTAAAAGATTATAATGAAATAAAAATAAATTTGCCAGTATTAGCGACGGAGAATTATTTAAAATGTAAAAGTAGTGAATATGGTTGGTTTGAGAATGAAAATTTTGTTTTACCTTTTTTTATAGATAAAAGATTAGTTTTTAAAAGAATGGTATTTACAATGGCTTTGATACCTAAAGGGGAGTTTGGTTTGAATGATGAAAAAGAGTTTTTAGATGAGTTAGTTGATTTTGTAAAGAAATTAAAAATTTGCGATTTTATTGCAAAACCTCAATCTAATGTATATTTTAATTATTGTCCTAAAAATAGTGATTGTATTGAATGGGGGACATATATAACCGATATAGACAAAAATAATGAAGAACTATTAAAATCATTTCATTCAAAACATAGAAATGTTATTAGAAAAGCTATTAAAGATGGAGTTAAGATTGAAGTTACAAATGATACTAAATTAATATTTAAAAATATAAAAGAAACTTTATTAAGACAAAAATCGCCATATTTTCCATCTTTATCATATATTGAATGTTTAAAGGCAAATATTAGTGATAATTTGCTTTTGTTGATTGCAAAAAAAAATAATGTTATTCAAGGAAGCGCTATCATAATTTATGACAATGAGAAGGGCTATTATATGTATGGAGGAAGTATTCAAAAGCCTTATATAGGTAGTATAAATTTATTACAATATGAAGCGATGAAGATTTTAAGAGATAAAGGGGTTAGGTTTTATGATTTTGTAGGGGCAAGACTTTGTGTAAATAAAGGCTCAAAATTTGAAGGAATTCAAAAATTTAAAAGCAGATTTGGAGCCGAGTTAAAAAAGGGATATACGTTTAGAATAGTAATAAATCCATTAAAATTTAAACTTTTTAATATAGTTGTAAAAACATATTTGGGATTAAAAGGACTAAAATATGAAGAACCCATTGATAGTATTAGGAAATGTAAATGA
- a CDS encoding CatB-related O-acetyltransferase, with protein sequence MKTILKKMYYVYFFFIKFFKYPTAKIYTNFIMPGVKIGKYVIIREGCKIQKDVEIGDYTFVNENTQIDTNTKKIGKFCSISHGVKIGLGPHPLHFFSTSPVFYEPYRGYVKKQLYNEFEDKGYTEIGNDVLIGANAIILAGVKVGNGAVIGTGSVVTKDVPPYAIVAGNPAKVIRYRFSEDIIEKLLELKWWDMNIKDILRYQDYFDDIAEFIKVLDENSKRL encoded by the coding sequence ATGAAAACTATTTTAAAAAAAATGTATTACGTCTATTTTTTTTTCATTAAATTTTTTAAATATCCAACAGCAAAAATCTATACCAATTTTATAATGCCAGGGGTGAAAATAGGAAAATATGTAATTATTAGAGAAGGTTGTAAAATTCAAAAAGACGTAGAAATAGGAGATTATACATTTGTCAACGAAAATACTCAAATTGATACCAACACAAAAAAAATAGGAAAGTTTTGTTCTATCTCTCACGGAGTAAAAATAGGTCTGGGACCTCATCCTTTGCATTTCTTTTCTACAAGTCCAGTTTTTTATGAACCTTATAGGGGATATGTTAAGAAACAGTTATATAATGAGTTTGAAGATAAAGGATATACAGAAATAGGAAATGATGTATTGATAGGCGCAAATGCTATTATTTTAGCGGGAGTTAAAGTGGGAAATGGTGCCGTAATTGGTACCGGATCAGTTGTGACCAAAGATGTTCCACCATATGCAATAGTCGCAGGTAACCCAGCAAAAGTTATAAGATATAGATTTAGCGAAGATATTATTGAAAAATTATTAGAATTAAAATGGTGGGATATGAATATAAAAGATATTTTAAGATATCAAGATTATTTTGATGATATAGCCGAATTTATAAAGGTATTAGATGAAAATAGTAAAAGATTATAA